The following proteins are co-located in the Ficedula albicollis isolate OC2 chromosome 25, FicAlb1.5, whole genome shotgun sequence genome:
- the VANGL2 gene encoding vang-like protein 2, with product MDNESQYSGYSYKSGHSRSSRKHRDRRERHRSKSRDGTRGDKSVTIQAPGEPLLDNESTRGDERDDNWGETTTVVTGTSEHSISHDDLTRITKDMEDSAHLDCSRHLGVALGVALALLAFLTPLAFLLLPQLLWREELEPCGTPCEGLFISVAFKLLILLLGSWALFFRRPKAFFPRVFVFRALLMVLVFLLVVSYWLFYGVRILDSRDRNYRAVVQFAVSLVDALLFVHYLAVVLLELRQLQPQFTLKAVRSADGPSRFYNVGHLSIQRAAVWILENYYHDFPVYNPALLNLPKSVLSKKMSGFKVYSLGEENSTNNSTGQSRAVIAAAARRRDNSHNEFYYEEAEHERRVRKRRARLVVAVEEAFTHIKRLQEEEQKNPREIMDPREAAQAIFASMARAMQKYLRTTKQQPYHTMESILQHLEFCITHDMTPKAFLERYLTAGPTIQYHKDRWLAKQWTLVSEEPVTNGLKDGVVFVLKRQDFSLVVSTKKIPFFKLSEEFVDPKSHKFIMRLQSETSV from the exons ATGGACAATGAGTCCCAGTACTCGGGCTACTCCTACAAATCCGGCCACTCCCGCAGCTCCCGCAAGCACAG GGACCGGCGGGAGCGGCACCGCTCCAAAAGCCGGGATGGGACCCGCGGGGACAAATCCGTGACGATCCAAGCGCCGGGAGAGCCTTTGCTGGACAACGAATCCACGCGGGGGGACGAGAGG gacGACAACTGGGGCGAGACCACCACGGTGGTGACGGGGACGTCGGAGCACAGCATCTCCCACGATGACCTCACGCGCATCACCAAGGACATGGAGGACAGCGCCCACCTGGACTGCTCCCGCCACCTGGGTGTGGCCTTGGGCGTGGCCCTGGCCCTCCTGGCCTTCCTCACCCCCTTggccttcctcctc ctcccgcaGCTGCTGTGGCgggaggagctggagccctGCGGCACGCCCTGCGAGGGGCTCTTCATCTCGGTGGCCTTCAAactcctcatcctcctgctgggcagctgggCCCTGTTCTTCCGCCGGCCCAAGGCCTTCTTCCCGCGCGTCTTCGTCTTCCGCGCGCTGCTCATGGTGCTGGTCTTCCTGCTCGTCGTCTCCTACTGGCTCTTCTACGGCGTCCGCATCCTGGACTCGCGCGACCGCAACTACCGCGCCGTGGTGCAGTTCGCCGTCTCCCTGGTGGACGCGCTGCTCTTCGTCCACTACCTGGCCGTGGTTCTGCTGGAGCTgcggcagctccagccccagttcACGCTCAAGGCCGTGCGCTCGGCCGACGGCCCCAGCCGCTTCTACAACGTCGGCCACCTCAG CATCCAGCGGGCGGCCGTGTGGATCCTGGAGAATTACTACCACGACTTCCCGGTCTACAACCCCGCCCTCCTCAACCTTCCAAAATCCGTCCTGTCCAAGAAAATGTCCGGCTTTAAAGTCTATTCCCTCGGCGAGG AGAATTCCACCAACAACTCCACGGGGCAGTCGCGCGCGGTGATCGCGG cggcggcgcGGCGGCGCGACAACAGCCACAACGAGTTCTACTACGAGGAGGCCGAGCACGAGCGCCGGGTGCGGAAACGCCGCGCCAG GCTGGTGGTGGCGGTGGAAGAGGCCTTCACCCACATCAAgcggctgcaggaggaggagcagaagaacCCGCGGGAGATCATGGACCCGCGCGAGGCCGCCCAGGCCATCTTCGCCTCCATGGCCCGGGCCATGCAGAAATACCTGCGCACCACCAAGCAGCAGCCCTACCACACCATGGAGAGCATCCTGCAGCACCTCGAGTTCTGCATCACCCACGACATGACCCCCAAG GCCTTCCTGGAGCGGTACCTGACGGCCGGCCCCACCATCCAGTACCACAAGGACCGCTGGCTGGCCAAGCAGTGGACACTGGTCAGCGAGGAGCCGGTGACCAACGGCCTCAAGGACGGCGTGGTCTTCGTGCTCAAGCGCCAGGACTTCAGCCTGGTGGTGTCCACCAAGAAGATCCCGTTCTTCAAACTCTCCGAGGAGTTCGTGGACCCCAAGTCTCACAAGTTCATCATGAGGCTGCAGTCGGAGACCTCGGTGTGA
- the LOC101808763 gene encoding T-lymphocyte surface antigen Ly-9-like isoform X1: MPMDQFWIPLLTTLLLHQTTSASDTTELIRAVGGSVTFRTQDSTKGNAFWSFGTEPIATASFGDPPQVLFLKQTFETRFAVSEKGRALSISQLRLEDAGNYSVKINDKRYSFTLRLFRELAEPTVACEAQNCSGGSCRFSLRCSTSGNHIGKVSYTWRVGDQPWDEGPVVVLVNKSSLEEPEPLTCTAHNPVSSRNVTVTTPGMLCTETSMHPPGLGTLSSSGVTIWLLATIGVAVLLLVLLLFLRKFTGWRKFHLSRHKPTDTGAIPNTVYAEVGPSQQCTPNGIKAKPTDGESTTTVYSLVRRPDQVENGTAENGTVVGLELV, translated from the exons ATGCCCATGGACCAATTTTGGATCCCTCTTCTCACCACACTCCTTCTCCACCAAACCA CGAGTGCCAGCGACACCACGGAGCTGATCAGGGCCGTGGGTGGGTCCGTGACCTTCCGCACCCAGGACTCgacaaaaggaaatgcattCTGGAGTTTTGGGACTGAACCCATAGCGACTGCATCATTTGGGGATCCTCCTCaagtcttatttttaaaacaaacatttgaaACTCGCTTTGCTGTCTCTGAGAAGGGCCGTGCactcagcatctcccagctgaggctggaggatGCCGGGAACTACTCTGTAAAGATTAATGATAAAAGATACAGCTTCACCCTCCGCTTGTTCA gggagctggcagagcccacGGTTGCCTGTGAGGCCCAGAACTGCTCGGGTGGGAGCTGCCGCTTCTCCCTGCGCTGCTCCACGTCTGGCAACCACATTGGGAAGGTCTCCTACACCTGGAGAGTGGGAGATCAGCCATGGGATGAGGGCCCCGTGGTGGTGTTGGTGAATAAATCCTCCTTGGAGGAGCCGGAGCCGCTGACGTGCACGGCACACAaccctgtgagcagcaggaatgtCACCGTCACCACCCCTGGCATGctctgcacag AAACTTCCATGCACCCTCCCGGTCTCG gcACCCTCTCCAGCAGCGGGGTCACGATCTGGCTCCTAGCCACCATTGGAGTCGCGGTGCTTTTATTGGTTCTCCTCCTGTTCCTCCGTAAATTCACAG GCTGGAGGAAATTCCACCTTTCCAGACACAAGCCTACGGACACag GGGCGATACCCAACACCGTGTACGCTGAGGTGGGCCCTTCCCAGCAG TGCACCCCTAATGGAATTAAAGCCAAACCAACGGACGGGGAATCCACCACAACCGTTTATTCCCTGGTCAGGCGTCCAGACCAG GTGGAAAATGGGACAGCAGAAAATGGCACCGTAGTCGGTCTGGAGCTGGTCTAG
- the LOC101808763 gene encoding T-lymphocyte surface antigen Ly-9-like isoform X2 has translation MPMDQFWIPLLTTLLLHQTTSASDTTELIRAVGGSVTFRTQDSTKGNAFWSFGTEPIATASFGDPPQVLFLKQTFETRFAVSEKGRALSISQLRLEDAGNYSVKINDKRYSFTLRLFRELAEPTVACEAQNCSGGSCRFSLRCSTSGNHIGKVSYTWRVGDQPWDEGPVVVLVNKSSLEEPEPLTCTAHNPVSSRNVTVTTPGMLCTGTLSSSGVTIWLLATIGVAVLLLVLLLFLRKFTGWRKFHLSRHKPTDTGAIPNTVYAEVGPSQQCTPNGIKAKPTDGESTTTVYSLVRRPDQVENGTAENGTVVGLELV, from the exons ATGCCCATGGACCAATTTTGGATCCCTCTTCTCACCACACTCCTTCTCCACCAAACCA CGAGTGCCAGCGACACCACGGAGCTGATCAGGGCCGTGGGTGGGTCCGTGACCTTCCGCACCCAGGACTCgacaaaaggaaatgcattCTGGAGTTTTGGGACTGAACCCATAGCGACTGCATCATTTGGGGATCCTCCTCaagtcttatttttaaaacaaacatttgaaACTCGCTTTGCTGTCTCTGAGAAGGGCCGTGCactcagcatctcccagctgaggctggaggatGCCGGGAACTACTCTGTAAAGATTAATGATAAAAGATACAGCTTCACCCTCCGCTTGTTCA gggagctggcagagcccacGGTTGCCTGTGAGGCCCAGAACTGCTCGGGTGGGAGCTGCCGCTTCTCCCTGCGCTGCTCCACGTCTGGCAACCACATTGGGAAGGTCTCCTACACCTGGAGAGTGGGAGATCAGCCATGGGATGAGGGCCCCGTGGTGGTGTTGGTGAATAAATCCTCCTTGGAGGAGCCGGAGCCGCTGACGTGCACGGCACACAaccctgtgagcagcaggaatgtCACCGTCACCACCCCTGGCATGctctgcacag gcACCCTCTCCAGCAGCGGGGTCACGATCTGGCTCCTAGCCACCATTGGAGTCGCGGTGCTTTTATTGGTTCTCCTCCTGTTCCTCCGTAAATTCACAG GCTGGAGGAAATTCCACCTTTCCAGACACAAGCCTACGGACACag GGGCGATACCCAACACCGTGTACGCTGAGGTGGGCCCTTCCCAGCAG TGCACCCCTAATGGAATTAAAGCCAAACCAACGGACGGGGAATCCACCACAACCGTTTATTCCCTGGTCAGGCGTCCAGACCAG GTGGAAAATGGGACAGCAGAAAATGGCACCGTAGTCGGTCTGGAGCTGGTCTAG
- the LOC101808296 gene encoding T-lymphocyte surface antigen Ly-9-like isoform X1: MPLDKFWISLLTTLMLLHQTMSASDTTELIRAVGESVTFHTHDTTKGNAFWYFGNVPIVAVSFGDPPQALFSTQTLKKRSAVSEKGRALSISQLRLEDAGNYSVKINEKRCSFTLHVYRELTEPTVTCEAQNCSSGGSCHYSLCCSVSGTDLGKVSYIWRVGDWLWDQGLVVLWVNQSSLEELGPLTCTAWNPVSIKSVTITTPDVLCTGSGVTIWLLATIGVAVLLLVLLLFLRKFTGWKSRLFKPKPTDAASSSTTVYAEVGPSQQRLPNVIKAKPTDGESTTTVYSLVRRPDQVENGTAKNGTVVGLELL, encoded by the exons ATGCCCCTGGACAAATTTTGGATCTCTCTTCTCACCACGCTCATGCTCCTCCACCAAACCA TGAGTGCCAGCGACACCACGGAGCTGATCAGGGCCGTGGGAGAGTCCGTGACTTTCCACACCCACGACACgacaaaaggaaatgcattCTGGTATTTTGGGAATGTGCCCATAGTGGCTGTGTCATTTGGGGATCCTCCTCAAGCTTTGTTTTCAACACAAACACTCAAAAAGCGTTCTGCTGTCTCTGAGAAGGGCCGTGCgctcagcatctcccagctgaggctggaggatGCCGGGAACTACTCTGTAAAGATTAATGAAAAAAGATGCAGCTTCACCCTCCATGTGTACA GGGAGCTGACAGAGCCCACGGTGACCTGTGAGGCCCAGAACTGCTCCTCAGGTGGGAGCTGCCACtactctctgtgctgctccgTGTCTGGCACAGACCTCGGGAAGGTCTCCTACATCTGGAGAGTGGGAGATTGGCTGTGGGATCAGGGCCTCGTGGTGCTGTGGGTGAACCAATCCTCATTGGAGGAGCTGGGCCCACTGACGTGCACAGCATGGAACCCCGTCAGCATCAAGAGCGTCACCATCACCACCCCTGACGTGctctgcacag GCAGCGGGGTCACGATCTGGCTCCTAGCCACCATTGGAGTCGCGGTGCTTTTATTGGTTCTCCTCCTGTTCCTCCGTAAATTCACAG GCTGGAAATCTCGCCTCTTCAAACCCAAGCCTACGGACgcag cGTCCTCATCTACGACCGTGTACGCTGAGGTGGGCCCTTCCCAGCAG cgCCTCCCTAACGTAATTAAAGCCAAACCAACAGACGGGGAATCCACCACAACCGTTTATTCCCTGGTCAGGCGTCCAGACCAG GTGGAAAATGGGACAGCAAAAAATGGCACCGTGGTCGGTCTGGAGCTGCTCTAG
- the LOC101808296 gene encoding T-lymphocyte surface antigen Ly-9-like isoform X2: MPLDKFWISLLTTLMLLHQTMSASDTTELIRAVGESVTFHTHDTTKGNAFWYFGNVPIVAVSFGDPPQALFSTQTLKKRSAVSEKGRALSISQLRLEDAGNYSVKINEKRCSFTLHVYRELTEPTVTCEAQNCSSGGSCHYSLCCSVSGTDLGKVSYIWRVGDWLWDQGLVVLWVNQSSLEELGPLTCTAWNPVSIKSVTITTPDVLCTGSGVTIWLLATIGVAVLLLVLLLFLRKFTASSSTTVYAEVGPSQQRLPNVIKAKPTDGESTTTVYSLVRRPDQVENGTAKNGTVVGLELL, from the exons ATGCCCCTGGACAAATTTTGGATCTCTCTTCTCACCACGCTCATGCTCCTCCACCAAACCA TGAGTGCCAGCGACACCACGGAGCTGATCAGGGCCGTGGGAGAGTCCGTGACTTTCCACACCCACGACACgacaaaaggaaatgcattCTGGTATTTTGGGAATGTGCCCATAGTGGCTGTGTCATTTGGGGATCCTCCTCAAGCTTTGTTTTCAACACAAACACTCAAAAAGCGTTCTGCTGTCTCTGAGAAGGGCCGTGCgctcagcatctcccagctgaggctggaggatGCCGGGAACTACTCTGTAAAGATTAATGAAAAAAGATGCAGCTTCACCCTCCATGTGTACA GGGAGCTGACAGAGCCCACGGTGACCTGTGAGGCCCAGAACTGCTCCTCAGGTGGGAGCTGCCACtactctctgtgctgctccgTGTCTGGCACAGACCTCGGGAAGGTCTCCTACATCTGGAGAGTGGGAGATTGGCTGTGGGATCAGGGCCTCGTGGTGCTGTGGGTGAACCAATCCTCATTGGAGGAGCTGGGCCCACTGACGTGCACAGCATGGAACCCCGTCAGCATCAAGAGCGTCACCATCACCACCCCTGACGTGctctgcacag GCAGCGGGGTCACGATCTGGCTCCTAGCCACCATTGGAGTCGCGGTGCTTTTATTGGTTCTCCTCCTGTTCCTCCGTAAATTCACAG cGTCCTCATCTACGACCGTGTACGCTGAGGTGGGCCCTTCCCAGCAG cgCCTCCCTAACGTAATTAAAGCCAAACCAACAGACGGGGAATCCACCACAACCGTTTATTCCCTGGTCAGGCGTCCAGACCAG GTGGAAAATGGGACAGCAAAAAATGGCACCGTGGTCGGTCTGGAGCTGCTCTAG